The region AGAGCTTTGATCAGGGCCGGCGCCCCGTGCTGCTTGACCAGATCCTGACTGCGGGGATGGTCGATGACGAGACCGAGCACGTCGGCGTCGTTTGCTTGAAGAGCCCGGACCAGGGGCCTTTCGAGCGCGGATCGGACGAGGTACGAACAGAGCCGGTGCGGCAGGGTGAGCTCGATGTTCCGCGTCGCCGCCTCGCGGAAGCCGTTGATGAGTGTGAGGACGTCGCGGGTGAGCAGTTCGAGGAAGACGTCTTCCTTCGTGCTCCAGTACAGATAGACCGTGCCCTTACCGACGTGCGCGCGTTCCGCGATATCGGCGATGGTGACTCCGCGAAAGCCGCGCTTCAGAAGTAGCTCCTCGGCGGAAGCGAGAATACGCGTGACCTTCTCCGCACTTCGTCCCGCGCGTGTCACCATGTGTCGTCAACTCCGATTCCGCCCCATGTAAGCGTCGCCTGTGCTCCACGCAAGCGACGCCCTGACGTGCTCGTCATACCACATTCGCAGCGCGGCGCCTCGTCCTGCGATCTGAGTGGATGTCCCTGCCCTGTGCGCGCACACCCCGACGGGTCAGCCCGCGAACTCTCAGTGTGACCTACGTCATGAACTGACTGTATGACGCATCCGGTCAGTTGGTCATACGCTGGTGGCATGACTTCATCGGCCGACACCCCCAAGGCCCTGGTCGTCGGCCTCGGGATCAGTGGCATCTCCGCAGCCATCGCGCTGCGGAAGGCGGGCTGGACTCCAGTCGTGATCGAGAAGGCGCCGGGCCGGAGGCGGGGCGGCTACTTCATCGGCCTGTTCGGTGTGGGGCGCAACGCGGCGCATCGGTTGGGAATCTCGCACGGGCTCGAAGACCGCACCCCGGCGAACCGGATCACCTACCAGCTGGACCGGAAGGGCGGCAAGCGGCCGACCACGGGGTTCTCGGACCAGCCGGGAGGCCCGGCGCTCATGGTGCGAGGCGATGTGGAGCAGGCGGCGTTCGCCGCGCTGGATCCGGACATCGAGGTCCGCTACTCGACCGTGCCCGTCGTGATCCACCAGCATGCCCGCGGTGTCGCGGTCACCACGCGCAACGCGGTGGACGGGACGGAGCGCACCGAGCGCTTCGAGCTCGTCATCGGGGCGGACGGCCTGCGCTCCACCGTGCGCAAGCTGGTGTTCGGGCCGGATGAGGACTACCTGCGCCGGCTGAACTACATGATCGCGGCCTACCAGCTCCCGGGCGACCTTCCTGGTCTCGCGCCGGGTGAAGGGGCAACCTTGGCCGAGCCTGGCCGCTCCTTCTGGCTGTTCCCCTTCACCGACCAGCCGCCGGCCGTGCTGTTCTCCTACCGGACCACCAACGTCGACGCGGAGTTCGCGATCCCGGCGGCCCGACGCATCCGCGAGGTCTACGGGCCAGAGCCCCTGGGGTCGACCTTGGAACAGGCCGTGCGATTCCTGGAGGACACCGACCAGTACCTGTTCGACTCGGTCGAACAGGTACACCTCGACTCCTGGCATCGCGGCCGCGTCGTGCTCGTCGGCGACTCCGCATGGTGCGTCACCCTCTACGCGGGCATGGGCGTGTCCAACGGGATCGCCGGCGCGGAGCTCCTCGGGACGATGCTCACCCGCTACCCGGAAGATCCGGGGAGGGCGCTGCTCGAATGGGAGAAGACGACGCGTCCCTACGTGGAGTACTTCCAGACCTTCGCATCGCGCGGTCGATTGATCTTCACTCCGGCCAACCGGCCGGAGGCCGTACTCCGATCGGCGATGCTGCGCCTGGCGCGCTCACCGTTGGCCGGCACGGTGCAGCGGCTGGTCGGCGTGAACGGCAAAGCATTCACGATGCGCAACGCCGACCTTGAAGAGGCCGCCCGTCTGATCAAGCGCTGATCGCGGACATGTGACGGTTGATCCGCGGCGTGGGTTGTTCACCGAAATGGCCCGGCTCGCCGAGAGCGGCAAGCAGCGGCCCGTTGTGGACACGGTTCATTCCCTTTCGGGCATCGCCGTTGCTCATCGAGCCCTGGAGCCCGTGGTGCGGGAAACACATCATCGAGATCGATCGATCTGTTGAGGAGATTGACACATGACGGTGACCGGGCAGCATCGGTACGCTTTCCCGCTCTCGCGCTCCTGTCCGTTCGCTCCGCCGCCGGAGTACCGCGAGATCCGCGAGGAACACGGAGTGGTCAAGGTCGACCTGCCGTTCGGCGGGTGGGCCTGGGTCGTGTCTCGCCACGAGGACGTGCGGCGAGTGCTGGGCGACCGCCGGTTCAGCTCGAACCGCCTGCACCCCGACTTCCCCGTCATCGCACCGGGCGGACTGTCCGACGAAAAATCCATGATCATGATGGATCCGCCGGAGCACGGACACGCTCGGCGCGCCGTGTCCGGCGACTTCACGGTTCGCCGCGTGGACAAGCTTCGACCGCGGATCCAGCACATCGTCGACGAGCACGTGGCCGGTCTGCTGGCCGGACCGAAACCGGTCGACCTCGTCCTCGCGCTGGCGTTGCCGGTGCCGTCCCTGGTCATCTGCGACATCCTCGGCGTTCCCCATGCCGACCAGGACTTCTTCCAGCGCAACACGGCGAAGTTCCTGCTGCGGGGGACACCGTCACAGGAACGGGTAGCCGCATTCGGCGCGATCAGCTCGTACCTGGACGAGCTGATCGGCACGAAGGAGACCAACCCGGACGAACAGCTGCTCAGCCGTCAGGTCCAGCGGCGCAGGACCGACGGCGGCTACCGACGCGAGTCATTGGTCGCGGAAGCGTTGCTGCTCCTGGTCGCCGGGCACGAGACAACCGCGAACATGATCGCGCTCGGCACTTCGGCCCTGTTGGAGAATCCCGACCAGCTCGCCATGATCGTCGCTGATCCGGCCAAGACGCCTGCTGCTGTCGAGGAGTTGCTGCGGTACTTGACCATCGTCGACATAGCTGTGACGCGACTGTGCGTCGAGGACTCCGAGATCGGCGGTGTGACGATCCGTGCGGGCGAAGGCGTGCTGGTTCTGGGCCACGCCGCCAACAGAGACCCCGCGGTGTTCGACAACCCGGACGACCTGGACCTCGAACGCGGCGCCCGTCACCACGTCGCATTCGGCTACGGCCCTCACCAGTGCCTGGGCCAGAACCTCGCCAGAGCGGAACTTGAGATCGTCTTCGACACCCTGTTCCGCCGAATTCCCACGCTGGAACTGGCCAAGCCGATCACGCACGAGACACTCAAGAACGACTCGGCCGTTTTCGGCCTCCACGAACTCATGGTCACCTGGTAGAAGACGACACCCACGAGCCGTCCCGAACGCCTGACCCGATGGCGGTTCACCTGGTCGGCCCGCCGGTCCGCATCTTGTCGCGCGCAGGCTTCGTGACCAGCTCGATCCACATCGCGACCACCCCGGACAGTCGTCCGAGAGGAGCTATTCATGACCCCCGTGGACCATGATCAGACGGCGGAGAGCGAGATGCGTGCAGCGCTTTTCGACCGCTACGGCCCGCCATCGGTGCTGTATGAGGCCAAGGTGCCCATTCCGCGCCACACATCGAAAGAGATCAGGGTGCGCGTGCATGCCACGACCGTCAACGGTGGCGAGCTCGCCGCTCGCGCCGGAGAACTGAGGCTGTTGATGGGGCGCCGGTTCCCCAGGTACATCGGCATGGATTTCGTCGGCGAGGTCGTGGACGTCGGCAGCTCGGTCACCGATGCCCGGAACGGCGAATTCGTGTGTGGCGTGCTGCCACGCTCCACCGAGCTGATCGGACGAAGGGGAAGTGCGGCGGAATACGTCACCGTCAAGCCGAACCGGGTCACCCGGAAGCCGCGGAACCTGACGTCTGTCGAGGCTGCTTCCATACTGGGCGGAGGCACCACGTCGATCACCGCGTTGCGCGATGTCGCTCATCTCCAGCCGGGCGAACGCCTGCTGATCCGCGGGGCCAGCGGGGGTGTCGGAAGCATGGCCGTTCAGATCGGCAAGGCGTTCGGTGCGCACGTGACCGGCCTGGCCGGAAAGTCCAATCTGGACTTCGTGCGCGATCTGGGCGCTGACGAGGTCTTCGACTACCGCACGACGCAGCCTGGGCAGCTTGGGCGCTTCGACGTCGTGCTGGACACCGTAGGCACAGATCACGCCACCTACCGCCGGTTGTTGACCCGAACCGGCCGCATGGTCGCCATCGCGTTCGACACATCACACCTCGTCCGCAGCGTCGGTTACCTGCTGGCGTCCACTGTGCACGGTTCCAAACGAGTCCGTTTCTTCAGTGGCAACCCACAACGCGAGTTGTTCGCCGAACTCGTGCAGCTGGCCGAAGACGGCGAGGTACGCCCGGTCGTGGATACCGTCCACCAGCTCTCGGACATCGCAGCGGCACACGCGGCGCTCGAAGCGGGCGGCGTCCGGGGAAAGCACATCATCGAAGTCACGCCACACCCAGAGTGACGATGAGGACGGGTCGGCGCCGATCGGCAAGACCAACGAGGCGGGGCCGGTCCCCGGCAGTTCGCTGACCGAGAAGTTCAGCACCGGCGAACAAGACCGCGGTCGCAGGGAAGAGCGTGGCACCGCCCTTGCCGGTCAGTACGCGATGCTTGGGCCCGCGACGCTGGCTCCGGAAACCAGCCGAGGCGTCGATCGACGGCGCAGTACTGGTGGTGGTCGCCGACGAGGAGGACGTGGCGGTCGACGTTCCGCCACCGCACGCGCCGACGAGCAGGGCGGGAGCAGTTCTGTTCACGCACCGCAGCGCAAGTGGCCGGCGTCGGCCGTCCGGCCTCGGCGCGGTGGCACCAGCCTCGGCCACGACCGCCGTCAGGCGTCGAGCGGCCGAACGCCCGCACCATCGCGGGTGCGGGCGTTCGGCTGCCTCCTCGGGTGGGCCGGCTCATCACCCGACCGGGTAGCGCTCGACCTCCAGGCGCGGCTGCGGGTCGTTGTTGTGCCGGGTGACCACGAACAGCGTCCGCTGGTCCGCCGACCACGCCAAGCCGCGCGGCTGCACCGTCTCGCCGCTGTCCAGCGAGACGGTGTTCACCGGCGTCGCGCCGCCGACGCGGTAGACCAGCACGTCATTGGCGTCGCCGGTCAGCGCTCCCGCGGCCACGTACGCGCTGTCCGGCGACAACGACACCGCGGCCGGTCGGGGTCGGGTCGCGTACGCACCCCGGCGCGCCAGGTCCGCCGTCGCGAACGCCTCCACCCGGTCACGGGACCCGGCCGCGCTGAACAGCGTCGCCCCGTCACCGGTCACGTCGAGGTCCGTCAGCCCGGCGCCGACCCCGTCGCCGGACGTCCCGGCGGTCAGCGCTCCATCCGAGACGGTGTAGACCTGCACCGTCGACAGGCTCAACGACAGCTGCCCGGCCACCAGCGGCCCCGCCGCGGCACCGGAGGAGGCCAACAGCGGAGCCCGCTGGAACCGCGGCGCGCCCTGCTGCTCGCCCTGCACCGGCTCGGCCGCCGCCGGGTCCAGCTTGCCGATCTTGCCCGACCAGTTGCCGTCCGCGCAGCCGTACCCGAACCACACCACACCACCCGTGCGGGCCAGGTGCGTCGGGCACGTCCCCGCTCCGGTGGCGTACCGCGCGGTCTCGGCCAGGGTCGACGTGTCGATCACCGAGATGCCGTCGCCCGCGGACAGCGCCACGAACAGCCGCGTGCCGTCCGCGCTCAGCTCCAGCCCGTCCGCGCCCGGCTGGTTCTCGACCACCGTGCGCACCCGGCCGGAGAAGTCGGTCACCGCCACGCCGTTGGACGACGCGCCACCGGAGATGAACACCCGCTGGCGCGCGCTGTCGACCGCCACGTCGCCGAAACCCGACAGCGGCAACGCCGCGGCCGCTGACGCCGCCGGCGCCATCACCATCGAGGCCACCGCCAGCACGGCGACCCCGAGACCCGCAGAAGCAGTCCGCCTCATCTTGCTCCCCCTCGTCACTGACACGTTCCGCCCCGTCACCACGGGGACACGATCACCACGTGACCCTCTTGAGCAGGTACAGATCCGGTGCGCCCGCGAGCTTCCCCACCAGCTCGTCGCCCCGCTCGGTCTCCTCGATCTCGACGATGACCGCGTGGCCCGCGAACTCCGGGTAGGTCACCTCGCCGTCACCGTCCTCGACGGAGTTGTCGACCACCTTGATCTCCTCGTCCAGCTCCGTGGTGACGGTCAGGTACCCGCCACCGAAGTACGAGCTCTCGTGCGGTTCGAGGGCGACACCGAGCAGGCGGTCCACCTGCCCGCCCACCTCGTCGATGCTCGCGTTGCCGGATCCGCAGATGATTGTTTCCACGACCTACCTCGGGATCGTCATGCTCGCTCCGCGACCGGTGGCGTCCTCCACCGAGCGGTACACCATGAAGTTCACCTTCCGGCCCGCCATTCTGCTCAGTTCGCCGCGCAGGCCGGAAAGCCCGAGGGCGCGCAGGGCGCGTCGGTCGAGCGGACCGGTGCGGATGCCGCCGGACCTGGTCGCCAGGCCGGCCCCCTTCGCGGCGCCGAAGATGTCGTCGCCGGCCAGCGCCACGTCGAAGTCGCTGCGCCTGCCGACGTCGAACGGCGCGCCGGTGGTGTACTTGCGCCCGGTCACGGCGCTGCCCTGCATGACGCCCTGGGCGCCGGGGTAGCCGGCCCGTGCCAGACCGTCGTGCAGCGACCGGCCGAAGCTCTCGAAGTCGCCCCGGTTCGAGAAACCGTGCGGCGTTTCGCCGCAGTTGTGCACCAGCACGTCCTCGTCGGCGACACCGACGTAGTAGGTGTGGACGCCGTGCACGGTGAGGTTGTGGACCTTGCGGTGCTGGGTCCACTGCCGGGTGGCGAGGACCTCCCGACGCTCGCCGTCGGCGGTCAGGACCTGGTCTCCGACCCGCAGTTGCCCGGCATCGGCCCAACGGCCCTGGTCGTCGACCCAGAACGGGTGTTCGGCGGTCGCGACCACGGTCCCGGAGGTGTGACCCGCCTCGATCGTGATCTCGACCAGTTCCTTGGCACCCTCGCCGACGATCAGCGCGGTGACCGGGCGGACGGCGGTCGCCCCGGTGTCCGGGTCGCCGGCGAGGACCTCATCGCCCTCGCGCACGTCCTCGATCGGGCGGTGCGTTCCGTCGGCCATGAGCACCGGGGTGCCGGGGGCGAAGCTGTTGCGGCACGCGCCCGATCCGCCCTTGGTGGCGCTGGTGCCACCGCCGTTGGCCGCCTTGCCGCCCCCTGAGCCGCCGCCGGAGGCGTTCTTGCCGGTCGACGCCGTGCCGCCGGCTTTGCCGCCTCCGCCACCGGAGGGTTTGCCGCCGCTCGGTCCGCCCGCCTTCGGTGCCGGTTTCGGCGCGGGCGCCGCCTTCGCGCCGTTGGCCCCGGCATCGGCCGCCTGGCCGGCCGTCTTCGCCGCGCTCTGCCCGGCGTCGGCGGCCTTCGCCCCGCCCTGCGCCGCCTCGGCGCCCTTGACCGCGTACTTGCCCGCCTTGACCGCGGTGGCACCCCACCCGGCGAAGGGCACCGCCGCCGCGGCCGACAGCGCGGCGTTGGCGTAGTCCCCCTCTGCGGCGTACCAGGCCGAGTTCGCGAGGTCCGCGGCCTCGCCGACCACGGGGATCACGCCGGCGACGTCGAGCGCCGCGTGCCCGACCTCCTTGGCGTTGTCCTTCACCCAGTCCGCGGCGTCGTCGAGCCACCCGTGGCCGTCGATCTCCACCTGGGACAGCGGGTTGCCGGCGCCGAAGGCGTACCGGTTGTTCGTCCACGGGTCGGTGGTCATCCCGAGGTCCGCGAGCGCCCCGTTGTACAGGTCGAGCGTCAGAAACCTGTTCAGGCCGGGGGAGTAGTCCCGGAACCCCATGTCGTAGGTGTCGGTGCTCTTGTCGTGCCGGGTGGTGTTGAACCGGTACGAGTTCTCCTCCGGCTTGTCCGGGTTCGCCTGGTCGGGCTTGTCCTCGCCGGAGAACTCCTTCTCGTCGTCCTTGCCGTAGGCGGTGTAGCCGTAGGTGGACTTCGCGTCGCCCTGGGAGTCGGTGACCTGCTCGACGTCGGAGTGCGGGTTGAACCCGTAGACCGAGTCCTCCTCCTTGCCGTCGTCGGAGTACTTGACCTGCGCGAGCAGCTCGCCGTCGTTGGAGTACTGGTACGCCTTGCGCAGCTTGCCGTTCTCGTCCTCGGTCAGGACCTGGTCGGACAGTCCGAGGTAGTGGAACGCAGTGGTCTTGTCACCCTCGACCCTGGTCTGCTGCCGGTCCAGCGGGTCGTAGGTGTACTTGGTGGTCTTCGGCCCGGTGCCCTGGTCCTTGACGTGCTCCACCTTGCGGTCGAACCCGTCGTAGGTGTACTTCTCCACCTGCTTGCCGGACTGCGTCACCTGGTGCAGGCGGCCGAACGCGTCGTAGTCGTAGTTCGCCTGCTGCCCGTCCGTGGTGGACGACAGCAGCCGGTTGCGGTCGTAGTCGAACGCGGTGTGCGCGCCGTCGACCCGCTGGTCCCAGACGTTGCCGTTGTCGTCGTGCTTGTACTCCTCGGTGCGCTCGCCCTCGCCACCCTTCTTCGTCACCTTCCGCACCCGGTCGCGCGGGTCGTGGGTGTACGTCGCGTCGGCGTTGATGGTCGCGCCGTGGTCGTCCGCGTTCTGCTTGCGCCCATCGTCGCGGATCTTGTTGGAGTTGGAGTCGTACGCGAGGTTGTGCTCGACGACGACCTGCCCGCCGTCCTTCTTCTTCTCCAGCTGCCGGCGCAGCAGCCCGTCGAGGTAGTAGGTGTAGTCGACGGTGTTGCCGTTGCTCTTGACGTGCCTCTCGACGTGCCCGCGCGAGGTGTAGGTGAAGGAATTGATCTTGCCCTGGTCCGCGTCGTCCTTCTTGTTGGTGACCTTCGTGACCAGGTCGCGCGCGTTGTACTCGTAGAGCGCCGACTTGCCGTCGAACTTGGCGAACGTCAGGTTGTCGTTCTCGTCGTAGCGGTAGTCGGTGGTGTGCTTGACCGCGCCGGCCTTGAGCTCCTCGACCTTCTCCGCCAGGTTCACCGCGTTGTAGGCGACGCGGTAGGCGTCGACCGGCGTGTTCGGCGTGGAGTCGGTCATCTCCACCAGGTTGTCGTTCGGGTCGTACCGGTGCTCGAAGACCTTCTTCTCGTCGTCGGCGTCCGCACTGTTGTCGCGCACCAGCTGCACGGCGTCGGCGGCCACGGTGCCGTCGGCCTTGCCGGACAGCGTGATGGTGCGGGACTGCCCCCCTGACATGGCGTACTTGCCGATGCTGGTCCACTCACCGGCCCGCTGCGTCTGGTCGACGCGCGCGGTGCTCGTGCCGCCGTTGTGCTCGACGGTGTACGCGGCGTCCGTCGCCGTGGCACCGGGATGGCGCACCAGCACGTCGTAGGTGCCGTCGGCCGGAACGGCGGCCTTCCAGGTGAACGCGGCGTCGTCGGCGTCGGTGGCGCGGTACGCGGCGTCCTGGAACCCCCTGCCCGACTCCTCGGTGCGCCAGTTCCCCTTCACCTGGGTGCGCGCCGCGTCGGAGTTGTCGACGACGACCACGTTGCGGCCCACCGGGACGCCTTCGTCGGAGCGCTTCTTGAGTTTCCCGTCGGGGAAGTACTCCCACGTCTCCACGCGCTGCGCCCCACCGCCGGCGCTGGTCACCGTGCGGTTGGACTGCTGCCCGGTGGCGGTGTAGTCGTAGGCGGTCTTGATGTCCCACGGGTCGGTGGACGTGCGCAGCCAACCGTTGTCGTAGTACGTCTGCCTGGTGACGTTGCGGGCCGACTCGCCGTGCGACGGCGGCGCGCTGACCTCGACCAGGTCGCCGACCCCGTTGTAGGTCTTGATCGTGCCGACCGGCGTCTTGTGCTCCGCGTCGTCCGGGTCGTAGGGCAGGATCTCCTCGCGCACCCGGTTGAGCTCGTCGTAGACCGTCTCGCTGACGAAGTCGTCGCCCTTGTCCGGCGTGTCCACCCCGCGCGGGTTGACGGTGCGGGTCAGGTTGCCGACCTGGTCGTACTCGTACCTGGTGGTGAAGTACCGGATTTCGCCGTTGTCGGAGCTGTGCGGGGAGCGGACCTCGCGCTGCAGGCCGCGCTCGTCCAGTTCGATGAGCGTCTCGTTGCCCTGCTCGTCGATGCCGGCGACGACGTTGCCGTCGCGGTCGTACCGCGTCTTCGCCGAGTGGCCGTCCGCGTCGACGGTCTCCACCACCTGGTGGTTGGCGTCGAAGACGTACCGGGTGGTGAAGTCGTTGGGGTCCGGTGTCTTGTACTTGCGCGCGTCGACCTCTTTGACGAGGTTGCCGACGTCGTCGTACTCCGCGCTGATCACGTTGCCGTTGACGTCGGTGGCCCGGATGACCCGGTCGAGCTCGTCGTAGGTGAAGGAGTAGGTGAAGTCGTCCGGTTCCCCCGGGGTCAGCATCCCCTTGGGTTCGGTCTGCTCCAGCAGGTTGCCGACGGCGTCGTAGGCGAACGTGGTCAGCTTCTCCGGACCGCCCGGGTCGTCCTTGGGCGCGTAGACGCCGACCTGCCGGTCCATCGCGTCGTAGGCGACGCGGGTGACGGCGCCGTTGGCCGCGGTGCTGGTCACCACGTTGTCGTTGCGGTCGTAGCGCGGTCCCGGCGTGACGATGTAGGCGCCGGCTGCCTGGTCCTTCGGCTCGCGCGTGTCCAGCGGGCGCTTGAAGACGTCGTAGGTGTACGTGCCGGTCTTGCCGTGCGCGTCGGTGACGGAGGTGACGTTGCCGACGTCGTCGTAGCGGTAGGCCGTGGTGCAGTTGAGCGGGTCGGTGATCAGCCGCGGGTAGCCGTTGGCGTCGTAGTCGCCGTACTTCGTGGTGTTGCCGTTGGCGTCGGTCTGCTCGATCAGGTGGCCGAAGCCGTCGTAGGAGTAGCGCGACGTGTAGTCGTTCTGGTCCGGGGTCGCGTTGCCCTTCGGGTCGGTGACGGCGAGCAGGTTGCCCTTGTCGTCGTACGCGAACGTCCACTTGCGACCTTCGGGGGTGACCTTCTCGGTCAGGTCGGCGACGTGCCCGCCGAGCTCGGTGCGGTAGGCCAGGCGGGTGGCCGGGCCGTTCGTCCGGTTGGCCTCGGCGTCGCGGATCTCCAGCGGGAAGCCGGTCTTCTGGTCGTAGGACCAGGTCTGCGTGGCGCCGTTGTGCTCGACCAGGCGGACGACGTTGTTGTCGGCGTCCCAGTGCACCTGGGTGGTCTCGTTCTTGGCGTTGGTGATGCGCTCCGACCGCCCGTAGCCGTCGAGCAGGGTGCGGGTGGTGTGGCCGTTGCCGTCCACCAGGGCGGAGTCGACCTTCGAGCCCTTGTCGGCGTCCGGGTCGACGTAGTCGAAGCCGGTCGTGGCCTGGCCCCGGTCGGTGATGGTCCGGACGTTCCACCTGCGCAGCGCTTCACCGGCGCCGGTGAAGTAGTCCACCCTGGTGGTGCCGCCGTTCGGGTCCACCACGGACAGCAGCTTGGCGTTGGCCTCGTCGTAGAAGAACGTGAAGGGCTTGGCGTCCGGGTTGCCCAGCCCGTCCACGACCTCACCCAGGTGCCCCTTGTCGGTGTAGGTCAACGCCACCACCCGACCGGACACGTCGGTGACGGACTTGAGCTTGTTGATGATGAACAGGTTGTCCAGGTTCGTCCCGGTCAGCTTCCTGCCGCCGAGGATGTACGAGAACGCGTCGCCGCGCTGGTAGTAGTCCAGCGTCAGCGTGCGGCGGCCGGTGGCGTCGGTGACGTGCTTCAGCACACCGGTGTTGCGGTTGCCCAGCAGCGCCCGCTCGTAGGTGAACGACATGGTGTTGCCGCTCTTGTCCACCGTCGCCGTGTGGTAGCCCTGCGCGTCGAAGAAGAACTCCGTGCGCTCCGGCGTGGTGAACACCCAGCGCCGCTGGTCATCGCCGCCCGGGAGGTACCGCAGGTACAGGTGCACGCCGGCCGGCGCGTCGTAGGTCCAGTTCCGGCTGTCGGCGCTGTCGTGCTTGTTCAGCTCGAACAGGTGCCCGGTGCCGTCGCCGTCGACCAGGCTCACCGTGGTCGGCCAACCGAGCAGCCCCGGCAGGAGGCCGCCGAACTCCAGCGGTGTGCCGAGCCGGTTCAGCGTCGACGCCGTGACCGACCACCCGGGGCCGGCGTAGGAGTTCGAGGTGTCCGAGGAGTTGTAGGACAGCCGGCTGAAGCTCGCCAGGCCGCGGCTGGGGTTGGTCAGCACGTCGTAGTTCCACACGGCGTTGCCGGAGAACTGGTTGACCGACAGGTTTCCGCCCGCGCCGGTGGCCAGGCCGGCGTAGGAGTAGAAGTGCTCCAGCCCGAGCTGGTCGGAAGTGGGCCGCTCCACGCGCACGTCCAGGTCGAGCGTGGGCACGCCCGCCGTCTCGGACAGCCACCTGCGGGTGCTGGTGTCGTAGACGTCCCACCGCAGCGTGAACTGCTCGCGGTCGTTGCCGATGTCGGCCGGCGCCGGGGCCTTCACGCGTGCGTCGAGGGTGACCTCCGCGCCCGGCGCCAGGTTCGCCGGCAACGCCGTGTCCAGCCGGTTGCCCGCCGTGGCGTCGCCGCCGTCGGGCAGGGTCCAGTGGTAGGACAGCACGTGCCTGCCCGCCACCAGCGGTGACTGCGTGGTGTTGCGGACGGTCACCCGCACCGGGTGCTCGTCGCCCGGGATCATCCGCCGCGGCGTGTCCGGCGCCGCGTAGGCGGCGGACGCCTGATCAGCCTGGATCGGCCTGCTCTCAGGAGCCTGCGCGGACGATTCGGCCGCCTCCGCCGCCACAGCCACCTGGGTGCACCTCGGTGACGGTGGCGCGGCCACCCTGGGCGCGGTCTCCGCGGCTCTCGCGGCCGGTGCCGGCACCGGTGACAATCCTGCCGCCACCAGTGCGAGCAGCGAAGCGGCAGACCAGAACAGACGTGCTTTCCCCTTGTTCACGCGTTTCCCCCCGCGCCGTGCGCAGGCACGCTCCACCCACCAGCGGTCCCCGAAGAACGCCGCCGACGTGAGCAACCTGCGTTCCACCCCTACGAACACCAAGGCCCTCATGATCCCCACCAAGGCGGCCTCGCGAGCATTCAAGCACAGCGGACGTGGTCGGTAATGGGCTTTCCAGGTGACGAAACGACCGTCGTAGACCTACTCCGCGTAGAGCCGGCACCCACGTGCGCATTCCACGTGGGGAGGGCAGAAGTGCATACCTACCAACAGTTCATCGCTGGAAGGAACGATCCAGTCGGTCCGAACCGGCGGGCTCGGCGAGCACGTCCGCCACGGAGAGGCCCGTCTTTTGGCTGACGGCGTACCGCTCGGCCGACGAGAGTCGCCGGGACAGCGTCTCCTGGGTCTGCTGGAACCGAGCCCGCTCCTGCGCGGGCACCGGCACTCCCAGCGCCGGGGGAGCGTGTTGCGAGTCGGTTCCGGTAGTTCGGTCGGCCGCACACCGAGCTGTCCGAACAGATCGTCGACGGCGCGGGCGAACTTGCCCGCGTCCGGCGATGCCGGTTCACCTAGGGCGCCGGGATCGTCGTCCTGCTGGCCAACGGCGGTGTCCGGGGCGACACACCGGAGGCGACCAATGCCGCCTCCCGCCGCCGTCCCGCTCGGCGCGGCGCTCCGCTGAGAAACCGTGGACCCACCCCTCCCGGGCCGGGCGGAGCACCGGCGCACGGCGTCGCGCAACCATCGCTGGGCTCCGTCGGCGGTGGGGCGCGGGTGCCAGTCCACGCCGATCGTCAGGGGTGGTGGGCACCAGGCCGACCGCGTCGGCGACGGCGGCCGGTGTCGGTGCTAAAGCTTCGATCTGGCATTCGTCCAGGAGCGCGGACCCTGTTGCACGGTCTTGACTCGCACCCTCGGGGGGATCGGCCGTTGGCGGCTGGCCCCGCCCCCGTGAACGGCCTGTGCCGCTCCGATACGCGGGGCGGGGCGCTTCTCCATCGGGTTGGCGCGGTCCGATCGCCCGGCCGGGGGTG is a window of Saccharothrix espanaensis DSM 44229 DNA encoding:
- a CDS encoding golvesin C-terminal-like domain-containing protein, translating into MAVAAEAAESSAQAPESRPIQADQASAAYAAPDTPRRMIPGDEHPVRVTVRNTTQSPLVAGRHVLSYHWTLPDGGDATAGNRLDTALPANLAPGAEVTLDARVKAPAPADIGNDREQFTLRWDVYDTSTRRWLSETAGVPTLDLDVRVERPTSDQLGLEHFYSYAGLATGAGGNLSVNQFSGNAVWNYDVLTNPSRGLASFSRLSYNSSDTSNSYAGPGWSVTASTLNRLGTPLEFGGLLPGLLGWPTTVSLVDGDGTGHLFELNKHDSADSRNWTYDAPAGVHLYLRYLPGGDDQRRWVFTTPERTEFFFDAQGYHTATVDKSGNTMSFTYERALLGNRNTGVLKHVTDATGRRTLTLDYYQRGDAFSYILGGRKLTGTNLDNLFIINKLKSVTDVSGRVVALTYTDKGHLGEVVDGLGNPDAKPFTFFYDEANAKLLSVVDPNGGTTRVDYFTGAGEALRRWNVRTITDRGQATTGFDYVDPDADKGSKVDSALVDGNGHTTRTLLDGYGRSERITNAKNETTQVHWDADNNVVRLVEHNGATQTWSYDQKTGFPLEIRDAEANRTNGPATRLAYRTELGGHVADLTEKVTPEGRKWTFAYDDKGNLLAVTDPKGNATPDQNDYTSRYSYDGFGHLIEQTDANGNTTKYGDYDANGYPRLITDPLNCTTAYRYDDVGNVTSVTDAHGKTGTYTYDVFKRPLDTREPKDQAAGAYIVTPGPRYDRNDNVVTSTAANGAVTRVAYDAMDRQVGVYAPKDDPGGPEKLTTFAYDAVGNLLEQTEPKGMLTPGEPDDFTYSFTYDELDRVIRATDVNGNVISAEYDDVGNLVKEVDARKYKTPDPNDFTTRYVFDANHQVVETVDADGHSAKTRYDRDGNVVAGIDEQGNETLIELDERGLQREVRSPHSSDNGEIRYFTTRYEYDQVGNLTRTVNPRGVDTPDKGDDFVSETVYDELNRVREEILPYDPDDAEHKTPVGTIKTYNGVGDLVEVSAPPSHGESARNVTRQTYYDNGWLRTSTDPWDIKTAYDYTATGQQSNRTVTSAGGGAQRVETWEYFPDGKLKKRSDEGVPVGRNVVVVDNSDAARTQVKGNWRTEESGRGFQDAAYRATDADDAAFTWKAAVPADGTYDVLVRHPGATATDAAYTVEHNGGTSTARVDQTQRAGEWTSIGKYAMSGGQSRTITLSGKADGTVAADAVQLVRDNSADADDEKKVFEHRYDPNDNLVEMTDSTPNTPVDAYRVAYNAVNLAEKVEELKAGAVKHTTDYRYDENDNLTFAKFDGKSALYEYNARDLVTKVTNKKDDADQGKINSFTYTSRGHVERHVKSNGNTVDYTYYLDGLLRRQLEKKKDGGQVVVEHNLAYDSNSNKIRDDGRKQNADDHGATINADATYTHDPRDRVRKVTKKGGEGERTEEYKHDDNGNVWDQRVDGAHTAFDYDRNRLLSSTTDGQQANYDYDAFGRLHQVTQSGKQVEKYTYDGFDRKVEHVKDQGTGPKTTKYTYDPLDRQQTRVEGDKTTAFHYLGLSDQVLTEDENGKLRKAYQYSNDGELLAQVKYSDDGKEEDSVYGFNPHSDVEQVTDSQGDAKSTYGYTAYGKDDEKEFSGEDKPDQANPDKPEENSYRFNTTRHDKSTDTYDMGFRDYSPGLNRFLTLDLYNGALADLGMTTDPWTNNRYAFGAGNPLSQVEIDGHGWLDDAADWVKDNAKEVGHAALDVAGVIPVVGEAADLANSAWYAAEGDYANAALSAAAAVPFAGWGATAVKAGKYAVKGAEAAQGGAKAADAGQSAAKTAGQAADAGANGAKAAPAPKPAPKAGGPSGGKPSGGGGGKAGGTASTGKNASGGGSGGGKAANGGGTSATKGGSGACRNSFAPGTPVLMADGTHRPIEDVREGDEVLAGDPDTGATAVRPVTALIVGEGAKELVEITIEAGHTSGTVVATAEHPFWVDDQGRWADAGQLRVGDQVLTADGERREVLATRQWTQHRKVHNLTVHGVHTYYVGVADEDVLVHNCGETPHGFSNRGDFESFGRSLHDGLARAGYPGAQGVMQGSAVTGRKYTTGAPFDVGRRSDFDVALAGDDIFGAAKGAGLATRSGGIRTGPLDRRALRALGLSGLRGELSRMAGRKVNFMVYRSVEDATGRGASMTIPR